The sequence GTGAATTCCTACAAAGGTGAAGGCACCCACATAGAGAGGCTGGTCTCTACGTTGTGTTTATGCATTTGGAATATGACCAGTCATCACGCCTGCAGGTCTACTGAATTTTCTTGGAGCGCGTTTCAGGTATCAAGCAAGTCATCAAATTTGTACTTGTTTCGCCCTAGATTGAAGAAATTTCGGTTGACGCCTGTCACGACCGACAGGCGAAGCTCAAGCTCGCATATCCAGATTGGGCCCTGCCCTGGGCTCAATAGTTCCATGCCATTCAGTCGACAGTATCATCGCGGAGGTTGAGAAGCTGTCGCATCAATTCTCCTGACTTGCTGCGCAGGGCATCGTGATACATCACATTGGTCACGAATTGCTTTGTACCCTTGATCTTCGCCGCGGTGTTGGAAGCGAGATCAAAGTGGACGTACATGTCGTTAATATACGTGGCTGCATATACTGGGACGTTGTTCTTGGCCAATTGGTCCTCATCATACAATGCCGGCCAGTCGTCGGTCTTTGCAAGAATTTCGGCCACTTCTTTGAGTTGGCTGAGCTCAGTGTAAGACTCGAACATGTCTTTGAAGATCTAGACGTGGAgccaaaaaaacaaaatcagcAATCAGCAACATGTTTGCCAAGCCCGATAGAGATCAAGTCTTGCGCCGAGGACTGGGATATTTCTTACCATTTCTCCTGTAAAATAGATCTCAGCTTGAGACCCACTGATGTCAAACTGGGAGAAATCATTCCGTTGTCGGTCCGCGGCCCATGAGGAGGGTTTGCTTCAAAAATAAGACACTATCAGCCCCATCGGTCCCGGTCATATCCTGACGATGAGTAGTACTTACCCTTGACAGTAAATTGCCTCGTGCAGAATGGCATAGATGATGTTTTTGTCCATCCCTCCATTGCCATCAATCAATGCCAGAGTGGGCACTGTGAATTCCCCGAACATCTCAAGATCATTCCACGCCCGAAGGACAATGTCTAAATCGGATCGAATGTTTCAGTCCAATCTTTCCCACTGGTAGCTGACACTCTTTGAACAAATTCTCTTACCGTGCAGGGAATCAAGACCACCTATCGTGAGTTAGACTATGTCGTTTTATGGGATTGTGGGGTAGTTCTCACTGTGGAAGCCCAACATGATGCCCAGCTGTTGGAAACGCGCAGGGGTCAACCACCCCGAGGGTAGAGCGACCCGGTTGGCTTCGAGATATTGCATGATTTTTCGAACACGCTCAGCATCTTCTGGGAACTTGGCGTAATACGCCTCATTTCGTTCCAAGACCTTTTCTGTGTCGATGTAAGTCCATTGAGCTTCTCTATTTCAAAGAAGGCTATCTTTCTTCCACTGGCTTGATCTTGACTCACGGAAAGTACGTTTGTACACCGGCTCCGGGCTATCAACTAGAGGTGGCAGACCACCGCAGATGAAAGCTTCCCTCAGACCTTCCGGGCTAACATCGTTCTCGACCGGGAGAGCTCTTTAGTATGACACCCCCACAAAATTGTTGAACTCGACCGATAGAAAGGGACCAAAGCGTAACTCACAATTTGGACAAGTAGGTTGCCGCACAGAAGCCCCCAAAGCTTTGACCGATGATGCTCCAGACACGTTGATCCTCGGGATACTCCAATGTCAACAGGTTTCGAATCGCCTCACAGTCACGTACAATGTTATCGGCGCGGAACTTTTTCAGATACTCCGCTTGCTTAATTGCATCACCCTGGCGAGCCAGAGTACCCGCGGTCAGGGTGGAACTGAGGCCAGTGCCTCGCTGGTCCAGAAACAGAACCTACTCCAAAAGTCAATCAACGAGGACATCGGATTTGCCAAAAATCCtttcggttttttttttcgctctTGCGCACCTGGTAGCCCTTGCTCAAGGCTGGCTCGACAAATCCGTAATTCTGCGGGGCACCACATCCAAAGCCTGGCCCGCCCTGGAGATACACAAGCCATGGCAACTTGGAGTCCTCCTTGGTCGATTCAATGGGCTTGTTCCAGCGCGTGACACTTCGAGCAAACAATCTCAATGTGCCATCATTGGGCTTGCTATAATCCAAGGGCACATCGAAGAACAGCTCGGCCACACGGAGCTTTCCTGGTGGTGGGTTAGTGGATTACAATTGGCATTGGCCCCGTCCCCGGTGGTTGAGTGGTAGTCTTGGTGCGCAAACCTGGAACATTGTGGAATCGCTGCTCAATCAATTTTGCAGCCATGGTTTGATCTTTCGTGACTGGCGGTCTTTCGGAGAGTGTCGTTCCAGGTCCAGCAAGCGTGAGgaccgaagaggaggaactACAAGTGGATCGACTGCGGAGAAGGGAGCTAATCGTTTCACTCGTCAGTTCGCAGCTCAGACTCAGGAGTGCAGACGGGTCCAATAGTAAGCGGTTAAGCACCCCGAAAAACTACCCAAGTGATCACTCAGATCTACAGTATGAAGCCCATTCCCCTTCGGTTGCCAGGGGTCTTGCAGACCTGACCACTGTCACCATTTGTCCTCAGAATCAACACACGAATCCGCACCCCACACACACGGAGGCGTGACCTGTCAAGCCGGGAATGAGGCTCAGACGTGGTGTTCCATTTGATGGCAAAAGGACGAGGAGCTAACACAACACCACCATGCTTAGCCCCGTCAGCGTCTCATAAGAGCAGGTTCATCCGAGGCTTACGTCCCCAGTCAACTTTGGCAAATCCCGACCGGCGTCTGTTTGAACCCCTCCAAAGTCTATTTAGATGCGCCTGTGTAGGCAACTTTGGACTGGAAAACGAGAAAGACAGCGATGCATGATCAAGTCCTCCAGAGTCTGTGGAAGGTGGCCCAGGGGAAATGGGACACCGGCGTCCTTCCCAGTGCTGAGAATCTCGCTCGAGCACGCGCCTCCCTTCCGTCCACACTTCCAGAGAAAGGAGTCGGCTTGGATGCCGTTCAGCAGCATATTCTGAATGACATTGTACCCGCATTCAACGGGGGCAGTATTAGTCCCAATTACTATGGCTTCATCACTGGTGGAGTCACCCCCGCCGCGCTCTTTGCCGACAACGTGGTGTCTGCCTACGACCAAAATGTCCAAGTCCACTTGACCAACCATTCCATTGTGACTGATGTCGAGTTCAACGCTCTGGGTCTCCTCGCGGACCTCTTTGAATTAGATCGCTCGCAATGGCACAACGGCACCTTTACCACGGGTGCCACTGCGAGCAATATCCTCGGCCTGGCCTGCGGACGAGAGTATGTTCTGCGTCAAGCCGCCGACCAGAAAGGACTGCAAGTAAAAAGCGTGGGAGAGTCCGGTCTATTTGAAGTTCTTCATGCGCTAGGTCTCTCTGGAATACAGGTACTCTCCACATTGCCTCATTCGTCCCTGGTCAAAGCAGCTGGCATCCTCGGTATCGGTCGTGCCAATGTGCGCAATATCGCACAGTCGGAAAATCCGCTCAAGTTCGACCTCGAGCAGCTTGAACGGGAACTTGCACGCACCGACAAGGTCAGCATTGTCGCCATCTCTTCCGGGGAAGTCAACACCGGTCGCTTTGCAACCACGGCGGAAGACCTGTTGCAAATTCGCCAACTGTGTGATAAGTATGGGGCGTGGCTTCATGCAGACGGCGCATTTGGCATCTTTGGTCGCAT comes from Penicillium oxalicum strain HP7-1 chromosome I, whole genome shotgun sequence and encodes:
- a CDS encoding Proline iminopeptidase; the protein is MAAKLIEQRFHNVPGKLRVAELFFDVPLDYSKPNDGTLRLFARSVTRWNKPIESTKEDSKLPWLVYLQGGPGFGCGAPQNYGFVEPALSKGYQVLFLDQRGTGLSSTLTAGTLARQGDAIKQAEYLKKFRADNIVRDCEAIRNLLTLEYPEDQRVWSIIGQSFGGFCAATYLSKLALPVENDVSPEGLREAFICGGLPPLVDSPEPVYKRTFQKVLERNEAYYAKFPEDAERVRKIMQYLEANRVALPSGWLTPARFQQLGIMLGFHSGLDSLHDIVLRAWNDLEMFGEFTVPTLALIDGNGGMDKNIIYAILHEAIYCQGKPSSWAADRQRNDFSQFDISGSQAEIYFTGEMIFKDMFESYTELSQLKEVAEILAKTDDWPALYDEDQLAKNNVPVYAATYINDMYVHFDLASNTAAKIKGTKQFVTNVMYHDALRSKSGELMRQLLNLRDDTVD